Proteins encoded by one window of Cucurbita pepo subsp. pepo cultivar mu-cu-16 chromosome LG14, ASM280686v2, whole genome shotgun sequence:
- the LOC111810543 gene encoding putative pentatricopeptide repeat-containing protein At5g47460 produces MQRSFSTKLQLYLQTQNPLLLKFAATISIQNACNFQPCFSTNYQDPWTSFRMVLAGGGRTAELALAEAFQALKCNPNGYALVQLVRACTTHAWDSCGRQLHSYILRSGFASNVFVGTAMVNFYVKSESFDSAHKVFDEMPQPNLVSWNSLISGYVHCGQFRNALSSFIALDGSENLVDSYSLSAALSASGQLGWLILGQSIHSKAVKLGLENNTIVANCLIDMYGKCESFEEAVKVFNDMIDKDTISWNSVIAASARNGRLEQASSYLRQMPRPDTISYNELINGCAQFGDIEEAVEILSTMDSPNSSSWNAVLTGYVDGDEAWKALSFFTKMHSCNIGMDQFTFSSILSGVAGLSALTWGSSIHCCITKRGLDTSTVVGSALIDMYSKCGHVNYAETIFQSLPKKNLVSWNAMISGLARNGKTMEVIHLFEKLKTMKDVKPDSITFLSLLLSCSDNQVPLETTMQYFKSMIEDFGIKPTVEHCCTMVRLMGQRGDVYRSKRLIHELGFDSNGSVWRALLGACAVWKDLKLAKVAAAKVIELGAADDYVHVMMSNILASHGRWRDVREVREVMRKKGVRKETGYSWLIEMENENSSSN; encoded by the coding sequence ATGCAAAGATCCTTCTCTACCAAATTACAATTATACCTACAAACACAAAACCCACTGCTTCTAAAATTTGCCGCCACAATCTCAATTCAAAATGCCTGCAATTTTCAGCCATGTTTCTCGACCAATTACCAAGATCCATGGACCAGCTTCCGAATGGTTCTTGCCGGTGGCGGCCGCACCGCCGAGTTGGCTCTAGCCGAGGCCTTTCAGGCGCTCAAATGCAACCCAAATGGCTACGCTCTGGTTCAACTGGTTCGAGCCTGCACCACCCACGCCTGGGATTCCTGTGGTCGCCAGCTTCACAGCTACATTTTGCGATCTGGGTTTGCCTCTAATGTCTTCGTGGGCACAGCCATGGTAAATTTCTATGTCAAAAGTGAGTCCTTTGATAGTGCCCAtaaggtgtttgatgaaatgcctcaaCCAAATTTGGTTTCTTGGAACTCTTTGATTTCTGGTTATGTGCACTGTGGACAGTTTCGCAATGCTTTGTCTTCGTTTATTGCGCTTGATGGGTCTGAAAATCTCGTGGATTCATATTCTTTGTCTGCAGCTTTGAGTGCCTCTGGTCAGCTGGGTTGGCTGATATTGGGTCAGTCGATTCATTCAAAAGCTGTAAAGCTTGGGCTAGAAAACAATACCATTGTTGCTAATTGTTTGATTGACATGTATGGAAAATGCGAGTCTTTTGAAGAGGCAGTTAAAGTGTTTAATGACATGATTGATAAGGATACAATTTCATGGAATTCAGTTATTGCAGCCAGTGCTAGAAATGGAAGGCTAGAACAGGCGTCGAGTTATTTACGACAGATGCCTCGACCCGATACTATATCATATAACGAACTGATAAATGGTTGTGCTCAATTTGGAGATATTGAAGAAGCTGTAGAAATTCTATCAACGATGGATAGTCCGAACTCTTCATCTTGGAATGCAGTGTTAACAGGATATGTTGATGGGGATGAAGCATGGAAGGCTTTGAGTTTCTTCACTAAGATGCACTCGTGCAACATCGGCATGGATCAATTCACATTTTCAAGCATTTTGAGCGGCGTTGCAGGGCTCTCGGCACTGACATGGGGTTCGTCAATCCATTGTTGCATAACTAAACGTGGTTTAGATACATCGACTGTCGTTGGTAGCGCCTTAATCGATATGTACTCCAAATGTGGGCATGTGAACTATGCTGAAACGATATTTCAGTCATTGCCCAAGAAGAACTTGGTGTCTTGGAATGCAATGATCTCGGGTTTGGCTCGAAATGGCAAAACGATGGAAGTGATCCATCTTTTCGAGAAGTTAAAGACGATGAAAGATGTAAAACCTGATAGCATCACATTTCTTAGCCTTCTACTATCATGTTCAGATAACCAGGTTCCATTGGAGACCACAATGCAGTACTTCAAATCTATGATTGAGGATTTTGGTATCAAACCAACTGTTGAGCATTGTTGTACTATGGTTAGGCTAATGGGACAAAGAGGGGATGTTTATAGAAGTAAGAGGCTGATtcatgaattagggttcgattcgAACGGGTCGGTTTGGCGAGCTCTTTTGGGTGCTTGTGCTGTTTGGAAGGATTTGAAACTAGCAAAGGTAGCAGCTGCAAAAGTAATAGAATTAGGAGCTGCTGATGATTATGTACATGTTATGATGTCTAACATATTGGCATCTCATGGAAGATGGAGAGATGTGAGAGAAGTTAGGGAGGTGATGAGAAAGAAAGGGGTTAGAAAGGAAACTGGATATAGTTGGTTGATCGAGATGGAAAACGAAAATTCTTCATCAAACTAG
- the LOC111810511 gene encoding zinc finger protein ZAT9-like — MWMSFWWRNACHLLISLHFQLPQSLPSLLHLPRQRKKRSFFFFFFFFFLCFCNRATMAEGHKCKLCSRSFVNGRALGGHMKAHLATFSIEHENPIKTLRSPDPEMLWISTVQDRESETESKNPTRRRSKRTRRFKSESPPSSEPASSISDTSPEEDVAICLVMLSMEQGKEQSRTPVGKSFRCGKCRKSFRSNRALVGHRKVCRNEGEEDGINGGEWKIFKCCYCCKVFGSGQALGGHKRSHLQGSIRAAIDGSSRKLEIGLDLNLPAPLEEDDYSVVSFV; from the coding sequence ATGTGGATGTCTTTTTGGTGGAGGAATGCTTGTCACCTACTCATTTCTCTCCACTTTCAACTCCCTCAATCCCTTCCTTCACTTCTCCACCTTCCTAGACAGAGAAAAAAACGgagctttttcttcttcttcttcttcttcttcctctgtttctgtAACAGAGCAACAATGGCGGAGGGCCATAAATGCAAGCTCTGCTCTCGAAGCTTCGTCAATGGCAGAGCATTAGGCGGCCATATGAAAGCCCATTTAGCCACTTTCTCCATTGAACATGAAAATCCCATCAAAACCCTCAGATCACCAGATCCAGAAATGCTCTGGATCTCCACCGTCCAAGACAGAGAAAGCGAAACCGAGTCAAAGAATCCAACTCGGCGGCGCTCTAAACGAACTCGGAGATTCAAGTCCGAGTCACCGCCGTCGTCGGAGCCTGCGAGTTCCATCTCCGACACCTCGCCGGAGGAAGACGTCGCCATCTGTCTCGTAATGCTCTCGATGGAACAGGGGAAGGAACAGAGTCGGACGCCGGTGGGGAAAAGTTTCCGATGTGGGAAATGCCGGAAATCTTTCCGATCGAACAGGGCTCTGGTTGGGCACAGAAAAGTTTGCAGAAatgaaggggaagaagatggGATTAATGGAGGTGAGTGGAAGATCTTTAAATGTTGTTATTGTTGTAAAGTGTTTGGGTCTGGACAAGCTTTAGGGGGACATAAAAGATCCCATTTACAGGGTTCGATCAGAGCCGCCATTGATGGGAGTTCTAGGAAGCTTGAGATCGGTTTGGATCTCAATTTGCCAGCTCCACTGGAAGAAGATGATTACAGTGTAGTTTCTTTTGTATGA
- the LOC111809723 gene encoding uncharacterized protein LOC111809723 isoform X1 codes for MASACRRIASRISQSSFRTVVRTNSPPKASSSPFTLPFNSTAPSVRRFSLAKSPSELGCVQSLLPFHNAVAGARMISCLSTNSRSCRALSQGTLCCTSPSL; via the exons ATGGCTTCCGCATGCCGAAGAATTGCGAGCAGAATCTCTCAATCTTCCTTTAGAACAGTTGTTCGTACAAATTCTCCACCCAAAGCTTCATCTTCTCCGTTCACTTTACCTTTCAATTCCACTGCACCATCTGTTCGCCGGTTCTCGCTCGCCAA GTCCCCGTCGGAGCTGGGATGCGTGCAATCTCTTTTGCCTTTTCACAACGCGGTTGCTGGAGCGAGAATGATTTCATGTCTGAGTACAAATTCGAGGAGTTGTCGTGCGCTTTCTCAGGGTACTCTCTGCTGCACCTCTCCCAGCCTCTAA
- the LOC111809723 gene encoding uncharacterized protein LOC111809723 isoform X3: protein MASACRRIASRISQSSFRTVVRTNSPPKASSSPFTLPFNSTAPSVRRFSLAKSPSELGCVQSLLPFHNAVAGARMISCLSTNSRSCRALSQDAIDGT from the exons ATGGCTTCCGCATGCCGAAGAATTGCGAGCAGAATCTCTCAATCTTCCTTTAGAACAGTTGTTCGTACAAATTCTCCACCCAAAGCTTCATCTTCTCCGTTCACTTTACCTTTCAATTCCACTGCACCATCTGTTCGCCGGTTCTCGCTCGCCAA GTCCCCGTCGGAGCTGGGATGCGTGCAATCTCTTTTGCCTTTTCACAACGCGGTTGCTGGAGCGAGAATGATTTCATGTCTGAGTACAAATTCGAGGAGTTGTCGTGCGCTTTCTCAGG ATGCAATTGATGGTACGTGA
- the LOC111809723 gene encoding uncharacterized protein LOC111809723 isoform X2 has product MASACRRIASRISQSSFRTVVRTNSPPKASSSPFTLPFNSTAPSVRRFSLAKSPSELGCVQSLLPFHNAVAGARMISCLSTNSRSCRALSQELGLSVPR; this is encoded by the exons ATGGCTTCCGCATGCCGAAGAATTGCGAGCAGAATCTCTCAATCTTCCTTTAGAACAGTTGTTCGTACAAATTCTCCACCCAAAGCTTCATCTTCTCCGTTCACTTTACCTTTCAATTCCACTGCACCATCTGTTCGCCGGTTCTCGCTCGCCAA GTCCCCGTCGGAGCTGGGATGCGTGCAATCTCTTTTGCCTTTTCACAACGCGGTTGCTGGAGCGAGAATGATTTCATGTCTGAGTACAAATTCGAGGAGTTGTCGTGCGCTTTCTCAGG AGCTGGGCTTATCAGTTCCAAGGTGA
- the LOC111810256 gene encoding O-fucosyltransferase 29, translating to MLCGLMLFALGLISLFTGHVASDLEWYSQHLVNRRLYSKLEEARHRAINIWESKLSKNYYGCSKRSPRFASAVKERSSNGYLLIATSGGLNQQRTGITDAVAVARILNATLVVPELDHHSYWKDDSGFVDIFDVGWFISSLSKDVTIVKRVPDKVMRAMEKPPYTMRVPRKSEPEYYLDQVLPILLRRRVVQLTKFDYRLSNILDEDLQKLRCRANYHALKFVKPIEDLGHKLVKRMRKMAKRYIAIHLRFEPDMLAFSGCYYGGGEKERRELGEIRKRWETLPDVSEEEERKRGKCPLTPYEVGLMLRALGFRNDTYIYVASGEIYGGEETLKPLRELFPNFYTKEMLVNAELKPFLSYSSRLAAIDYIVCNESNVFVTNNNGNMAKILAGERRYSGHKRTIRPNAKRLSALFMERNKMDWETFARKVKTCQRGFMGEPDDLKRGKEFHEFPDSCICEKPSHQKIKEDEGNNHHDLQKE from the exons ATGTTGTGTGGTTTGATGCTGTTTGCGTTGGGTTTAATTTCGTTGTTTACGGGCCATGTCGCTTCTGATCTTGAATGGTACTCTCAGCACTTAGTTAACAGGAGGCTCTACTCTAAGCTG GAGGAAGCTCGTCATAGGGCGATCAATATCTGGGAGTCTAAGCTTTCGAAGAACTATTATGGATGCAGCAAAAGAAGCCCACGTTTTGCTT CTGCTGTTAAGGAGAGGTCGTCGAATGGCTACTTGCTTATTGCAACCAGTGGAGGCTTGAATCAGCAAAGAACAGGA aTAACAGATGCTGTGGCGGTTGCCCGTATCCTCAATGCTACCCTTGTGGTACCTGAATTGGATCATCATTCCTATTGGAAGGATGATAG TGGCTTTGTCGATATTTTTGATGTTGGTTGGTTCATTTCCTCTCTCTCGAAAGATGTGACTATTGTTAAGAGAGTTCCTGATAAAGTTATGCGTGCCATGGAGAAACCTCCCTATACCATGCGTGTCCCTAGAAAATCAGAGCCCGAATACTATCTTGATCAAGTTTTGCCTATACTTTTAAGGAGACGT GTTGTCCAGTTGACAAAGTTTGATTATAGACTTTCGAATATTCTTGACGAAGATCTACAGAAGCTGCGTTGTCGAGCGAATTATCACgctttaaaatttgtgaaacCTATTGAAGATCTTGGTCACAAACTTGTGAAGAGAATGAGGAAGATGGCGAAACGTTACATTGCCATTCACTTGAG GTTTGAGCCTGATATGCTAGCCTTTTCTGGATGTTACTACGGAGGAGGTGAAAAGGAAAGGCGTGAACTGGGCGAAATTAGGAAGCGATGGGAAACGTTACCT GATGTAAGTGAAGAGGAGGAAAGGAAGAGAGGGAAATGCCCACTTACTCCCTACGAAGTCGGTCTAATGCTACGAGCACTTGGTTTTAGAAACGACACTTACATTTATGTTGCGTCTGGTGAAATATATGGTGGAGAAGAAACTCTGAAGCCTCTTAGAGAACTTTTCCCAAATTTCTATACCAAGGAGATGCTTGTTAATGCAGAGCTGAAACCCTTTCTTTCATACTCTTCCCGTCTTGCTGCCATTGACTACATCGTATGCAACGAGAGTAACGTATTTGTCACTAATAATAACGGAAACATGGCGAAGATTCTTGCTGGCGAAAG GAGGTATTCAGGTCATAAGAGGACGATTAGGCCAAATGCAAAAAGACTGAGCGCTTTGTTCATGGAAAGGAACAAGATGGATTGGGAGACATTCGCCAGAAAGGTGAAGACTTGCCAACGAGGGTTCATGGGTGAGCCTGATGACTTGAAACGTGGTAAAGAATTTCATGAATTTCCTGATTCCTGTATTTGTGAGAAACCTTCCcatcaaaaaattaaagaagatGAAGGCAACAATCACCATGATTTGCAAAAGGAATAG